The DNA region atcaaattattaaataatttttttcaccATTCGCccttatatggtatcagagcgcTCATGTATTTTGTGCTTGTGAAATGATGCAAGTTGAGAGCAAAGACCAAGTCTAAGTTAGAACAAAATGTTAGATAGTGTTGAGAAGTTTGAAAGAGAGAAGCCTCTATGTGTAAGGTGATATCAGGATCAAAATTGGCTTAGTGCAAATGGATTCTTGCAAAGCTCATTGATTTTCTTACACCTGCCAATGAATTTTCTTGGGAGTTACTAAAGGTATAATACTTGGAAGTATTAAATTGTTTCAAAATATGCAAGATATAAATAATAGGTGTGCACTTTTACATGCTAATGAATTTTTTCCAAAACAAAATCGAATCTGTTATATTTTGAAGTGCATTGTTGCAAAGCGGCACTTAACAAGTACTTACGTGTTCTGGAGCATTTGAGCATGGTTCACTTTGCATAGTTCACAATGGCATTGGAATCAAATAGAAAGCATCTTAGATTTTCTAGGCATAAAAGGAATATGGTGATAGTAATATTTAGCTGCTGATATGTATGACATATTTTTTGGTTGTGAGCTTTGGTCATAAAACTTGTATAATTACAATGAATTCAGAAGATGAACAAGAAGATGGCCTGCATCTGTTGACCAACTTGTTCAAGTAATAACCATTTCTTTGAGGTTGGTAAGTGCAGCGTCAAGAAAATTATTAAGTTCTAGATATTCTAACTTTGTAGCCACAACTAATAACACTTAGTTTTTTCTTGTCACTAAGGGAGGGATCTTGTTTACTTGGAGATTGGAGAAGGGTCACAAACTATGGTCAAACATTCAGAGATTGAATATGATGTATCTTGTCTTGATATAAATACTATTTTTAACAATGCAGTGCCTAGTGAGCTAGTTGTTGTTAAATTATAAAACCTAGCATTTTTTCTCTCCCTAATCTAGACTTGATTACGAAAGGAACCTTGGGGAGGATGTACCATCTCAATTTGTCTTCctatgttttttattaggataaacaggctttgaggggacccaaaacctcttacaacaggttttgaagggagtTGAGACCCTCGCATTTTACTAGGATCCGAAACCCAAAACAGACAACTACAAAAGATATATCAGAGATAATCAGTAGCCTAAAACCAACCTAGTAGCAAAGAGGAATCAATGAAACCTAGCTGAAATGGGAGGAGGCCAAAGCCTTCTCAAGcacaagggttttatcaaggctctCTTAACCTTGAATAGAAACcaagggtttttccaggctcccaTATCCTGaataatgggttttacaaggctcccacaacctgacaAGATGGGCTTTCCAAGTACCCCTAACCTGCAATAGAAACTTCAGGTCACAAAACATCACAAGACCcaatcctaaccaaaaacaaacatttGCCATACTGGGCCCTTGAAAATTAATAGCATCTAGCACGCCGCTAAAAGAAACAAAGGTAGAAGGGTAAATCTAGACACCCTCCACTAagaaagtgggttttacaaggctcccacaaccagacAAAACCCAAACCACAACAATACAAGCTGAAAAACAATCTAGGAaatagggttttgaaaaggctccctaAACCTTAAACAAAAGAAGCCAAGAGGGTTTTTGCAGGCTCCCTCAACCCTTAAAACAAACTGGGAGGCTAGGATTTGATAGTGAACCCAAACCCTTCTATGAAAGACCCCATTAAAGGTTTGACAAGGAACCTTAAACAACAATAGGAATAGCAACAAATGAAAAGCTCCCAAAGCCcttatctccacctcaataggataaggATGAAAGTAGTCTGTCAGAACCGAAAGTCTTCATGTAGCTAGCAGAAGCCAAACCACTCTACTACACCTAATTTCCACCTCCATTGGAGAAAGGGTCACCTCAATAAGACAAAGAGGAGAGCATACAAATAACCCAGACAAACCCTTCACAACCCAACATAGAAGAATCCTCTTCGCCTCTAAAGGAGAGCAACCCACCAAAGATATAGAACCGAGAAAACAGAGATGAGGAGCACAAAAAACCCCTGACAAGGATGAGACAGAGAAAGACTCAAGGATCTTCTCACACCCAGAGCCAAAAACAACCACCAAAACAGACACATAGGCTTGAACCCAAGCCAAACCCCACTTTGAGAACCCAAGGTCCATAGAGAAGACCCAACACATGCCAGGGAAAGATGGGGAGGAAGGGAAAGAAAGATAGAAGCCACAACCACCGCCCACAGCAACTCCTACCAACATGGTATTAGGGCCTCCCACCCCACCAAAACTAGACCAGGCAACACCCACGCCAAAAGAAAAGGAAGACAGAGCAATCAGAGTAGGAGAAAAGCCTACGCATAGAACATCGAACAAAAAGGCACCCACACCCTCCTCTCGGCGTGACACAAAAACTGAGGCATCACGACCCACAAAAGAAACATCGAAAAATGTCGCAGCTCTAAGGGAAGCACAAACCACATGTCTTAGCCTAGAGAAAAGAAGAGGCTTTCAAGCAGCATCCAACAAAACCCAAGCCTCAAACAAAGCATACAGGACAATCGACCCTACCATGATCCATGCTTTGCTATCATCATTTACATCCTTCTCCCTAGAAGAAACCCTCGAACCTGCACTCTCGCCTCTCCCGCCTCTCCCACTCTCACTCATTTGTTCTCCTATGTTATTTTGAAGGGGTTTCATGGTTACCATGCGGGCTCAAAGATGGATGCTTGTTTAATTATGTTTTGAATATGAGCACTAGAGATTTATTTGATAAGAAGAAGATTTTATTGGTACAAAATCTATTACTCTTCAGAGTGATGAGACCTCAGAAAACTCGTcaaatatatcaaatggataaaCTATAATAGGCTGGTTGTATTGAAGGATGGAAGACTATCCATCGTAAAGTTAGTTTCTCATTTTGAGATGGTTTTCTACATGAGAAGTATTTTGgatatttttggtttatgctttctttttttgtattttttgttgatgcTAGCAGATTTGAAGAATGCATGTATTGTGAAGCTTATATTTTGAAGCTCGAGAATGCAACTTGGAAATATAACCTTCACAATACATGCATTCTTCAAGAAAAGATCTTCAAATATATGTATTCATATTTCCAAGTTTTGTTGTATAAGCCTCAAGGATGGGGTTGAACTCTATTTTTTTTGGATTAATGTAAAAAGAGGGGAATGTTAGcgtaaattgattttattacatTGCAGATCATAGTTAGATGGTTATAAGCATCAGTTATTGCAACATAGTATATAATACTCTTATTTAAACATGCTAAACATACATCAAATTATCAATAAAGTTTTTAATCATTTGCTCTCACAtccacacctctttgacatatctATTACActccaagatgcaattgctagttacACAACCTTAAGATAATTTAAGAATATTAATTATAATGATAATTTAATAAACATATAATAGAAAAGTATATAAAATATTCCAGTCATATTAAAATAATACTAACTATGATGATAGCTCAATATCCATCTTCAATAAAAAAAAGTATACACAATATTAAAATATGCTTTTAACGTGATTCCATGATTACCAGTAGGGACCCAAAACGATTATTTTATGGATTCATTCACAGTAATGATTTTAATATCACCTAAACAATTTATTCCAATGAAGGAAAAGTAAGATAAACTAAGAGATCTCCATCACGTTatcaatttctattctaaagaaaattataaaatatttaaagtcTATGTTTTAATGGGCACTGCTGAAACCACCATGAACATTTTAATACTAACTTGTATTTTATtattatgaaaaaggtgaagtctACCTGCCGATCAATAGCAAATCGTCCATATGCATTAAGGTCGCCTACATCATTATAGGAAAAATATTGAGAAATTCTCTTGGAGAAATCTACTATATATATTTTGCGTGTTTGCCTGCTTTACCCACACCAACTTAGTTCTTCCAAATTCCTAAGTTGGGTAAGAGTTGTTAAGATTTTTGGAAATAAAAATGGCTCCAAGTGCTGTTGCCATTCCCTCATTCTTTTGATCTCTGCCTTCATACTCAAATATTGGAGGAAAATTCGGTATCAGCCATGGCCTCCATTTGTGAGAAAAGTATTAGTACTTGTAAAATACTAGTGATTGGAGCCACTGGTTATATTGGTCGCTTTGTTGCTCTTGCAGCTGTAGCTGCAGGCCATCCTACTTATGCTCTTATAAGACCAATTACTGCCTTTGATGCTGCCAAAGAAAAGTGCATCCATGAATTGAAAGAATCTGGTGTTAACATTATCTACGTATGTCAGAAATTCTGTTCTAGAGAAATGATTTTTGTAGTCTAGGCCAGAGTGATATTCGAGAAATTGTGTATAGTTGTTTAGAATATTGTTTTTATAGAGGCTATagattgttttgattgtttagaATATATAATTAAGCTTTGCTGGTTTGTTCATGGTAATTATTATTGCAGGTGTTTGCTTTATTGTTAGATAGCAGCCAGTTTACAATCAATCATGTTTGACAATCTTGTTGTTAAGTTCGGTATTTAAAAATTGCGTTCAGAAGGGTTGTTCAGTTACTCTCCATAGCGTCTAATTTGGTTGGGACGAACAGCAGTCTTACAACTGTAAACGTGTGTTGCAATGGGTCTTACACATTTTGAAATGGGTATTATTAACGTCTCTGTATGCTGTAATGGGTCTTATTAACGTACACTATGATATAATGGGTGTTCTGCAGGGAGATTTAACGTACACTATGGGTCTTATTAAAGTACACTGTGTTATAGGTCTCATGGAATTTGTAATGGATCTTATTAAAATACACTGTTATAATGGGTGTTCTGCAGGGAGATTTAAACGATCACAATTCAATGGTAAAGGCCATGCAAGGCATCGATGTTGTAATTTCTATTGTAGGCGGCGCTCAACTTACAGATCAGCTCAAGATTGTAGACGCCATCAAAGAAATTGGCACGGTTAAGGTCAGGACTTCAGacacattatttattttttatgcttttcaGCTGTAACTGACACAAGAATTGTTGAGCAACTTTGATGCAGAGGTTTCTTCCTTCAGAATTTGGGCATGATATAGACAGAGCCAATCCAGTGGAGCCAGGGCTAAGCTTTTACAAAGAAAAGAGACTTATTAGGAGGGCAGTAGAGGCAGCCAACATTCCATACACTTACATCTGCTGCAATTCCATTGCTGGGTGGCCTTACTTTTATCATACCCATCCCTCTGAGCTTCCTCCTCCCCAAGATCAATTTGAAATCTATGGAGATGGAAACATCAAGGGTAAAGTACTAAATAATATCATATTAGAGAATGACGGACTGTAGACATGGATAGAGAATTATATCATATTTTTGTCTATATAATAGTAGAATGTGATTCAAAATATTGATATAAAAAATTGTTGAATCTATTTTGAAAATCTAATATAATATTACTTTATGCATTGTTAATAACAGCATACTTTGTGACTGGGGAAGACATTGGAAAGTACACCATAAAGGCTGTGGAGGATGTCCGGACTGTTAACAAAATTGTGCATTTCAGACCAACCAATAATTTCCTCACACTTAATGAGCTTGCAGCAATTTGggagaagaagattggaaaaacTCTTCCTCGGGTTTGTATCTCAGAACAAGATCTCTTGGACTTGGCCAAAGGTATATTACCATGCCAAATTTCACCATAATCTTTACTAGCATTAAAAAAATGTCTGAAGGGATAGAGATCAGAAAACTCCATTAATAGCCAATTTGGCTTACACATTTATTCCATATCTATTGTGGATTTACTTGCTTTTTGTTTTTACTCTGTGCAGCCAACAATATTCCAGAGAGCATAGTGGCTTCCCTGACACATGACATCTTCATTAATGGGTGTCAATACAATTTTAAAATGGAAGAGCCCAAAGACGTGGAAGTTTGTGAACTTTATCCAGAGATTCTTTACACTACAGTCCAAGATTTCTTCGATGGCTACCTTTGAATTTCAGTATAATCACCCGTTGAATACAGCTCACAGAGCATTGAATAAAATTATTGGAATGTTTTGTGTCTACAGTTAGGTAACTTGCAGTGTGAAACTCTAGATCTGCCGAATTCTGTGGCAGAAATATCTCTAAAAAATCCATGGAACGTCCGCGTACTCTTATAGTTTGTTCATCAATGTCTTAATTAGagtgaaaatttcatatttttagaTCGAACCAATTATTGCTGTCAGAAATACAAAAATATTTCGCGGGCTGTATTCttcactcttcttttcttttccatccAATGGTAAGGAAAGATATTTCTAGTATATATAGTCTTCCATTTGTATCTTTTATAGACGATAGTTTTTGCTCATTGAAAATTAGAGAAATTAATAATATCAATTATGatgtaaaataaaatattaaaataataatttataacatAGATTTAATGTGGTCTATCTAATATGGATCACATCTATAGAGAAATAAATGTTCTATTTATTCTATTATCTAACAATGTGCAAATTAGAATCTTGCAATCAAAATCATAGCTTGAGCTATATCAATGCACTCATTCTATATCAAATCTCTTGACTTTTCACATTCCACAACTACTTATTTATCAAACATTTTTGTGATTTACAAAGGTCACTTTACATACCAAAATAACAATggctcctttattaaataatggaaAAACAATTTCTTCTGATGCTTTTCCCTTGAGCCCCCAATCGAAGGCGCTTTTGACCCTCCTGCACTTCCACATTAACTAATTTGTACTGAAAAAGCAATTATCAAGTCAACAAAATTTAAGATCGATAGCATGATCAATTTTCACATACCAATAGAAGATAAACTAGATAAAGAATGAGTACATACCTAATTTTGTTAATATTAATTAGGTTACTTAAGAAACTCCTTAATAATGCACAAATGTTGAAGTGAAAGGTGCAGGTTCATCTATAGAGCTTGAAGTGCATACACACAATCTTGTACAATATTTTTGATAAGGAATTTTGTGCAATTTTAATCTCAAAGTTAATTAATGATATGAGTGGAGataatgttggaatcaaggatcattgagaggggggggggttacttaactttaaaccaccagaagcataaacatgaaacttaaatgcaagaacataaaacaatcaaccacaaaatcataacaccggatttttttgtggaaacccaaatgggaaaagccacgatgggatttgaactcacaatattattccactatggccagtagaaaaacaacattacaatatggggaatgcacaagcattcaagcacactgcctagagctcactgctcaaatacaataagggctacaaccccggaaggctcactaccttactgattaattacaatgatgaattacagtaaaattaactccaaaataacatctacaatgcttggatgagttccagttaagtgccaAATACACCGACTAAATCACCTCTATTGTTCTGCTCTGTTCTGCCCCATTCTTTGTCTCAagcagctaccagatcaagaatgcacacgtgaaactatgccaaaatggattctcgatcaccattCACTTGCATAAAATCATATCATTCACCAAAAAGACCATCTACACTGGtattatatatccgcaatcacaaaatagatcatttaccatgcAGACCTTCTAGTGTAATGTGTAGTCTCATGATGGCTTGACCGGATCATAAAGGATAAAttcggatcaccaaaacaacaataaaatgatgtctctatgttggcccaatcatcccaaacatgattcaaaACACCGCAATCACCGGAAAGATTTTGGACCAAAACTGCTTTGTTTATTCAGAAATACCGGTTGACGTTCTCTTCTCGAATTCAAGATCTGTGATTACCAGATGGAATCtcatgaagattttccatcaatgacaatcctaaaccaataatcaaccatcagagaccaccggatgagtgtcaattgccaacagacaacaatctacttgatcacataacTTAACATTAATATCCTTAGTAGTCATAGGATTTTTTTTGTGCAACAAAATGCCAATAAGGTGATATCTTTTTTCAGCTAGGT from Cryptomeria japonica unplaced genomic scaffold, Sugi_1.0 HiC_scaffold_16, whole genome shotgun sequence includes:
- the LOC131860848 gene encoding leucoanthocyanidin reductase-like, whose translation is MASICEKSISTCKILVIGATGYIGRFVALAAVAAGHPTYALIRPITAFDAAKEKCIHELKESGVNIIYGDLNDHNSMVKAMQGIDVVISIVGGAQLTDQLKIVDAIKEIGTVKRFLPSEFGHDIDRANPVEPGLSFYKEKRLIRRAVEAANIPYTYICCNSIAGWPYFYHTHPSELPPPQDQFEIYGDGNIKAYFVTGEDIGKYTIKAVEDVRTVNKIVHFRPTNNFLTLNELAAIWEKKIGKTLPRVCISEQDLLDLAKANNIPESIVASLTHDIFINGCQYNFKMEEPKDVEVCELYPEILYTTVQDFFDGYL